In Hyla sarda isolate aHylSar1 chromosome 12, aHylSar1.hap1, whole genome shotgun sequence, a genomic segment contains:
- the FAM210B gene encoding protein FAM210B, mitochondrial isoform X2 — protein MLSTIIIMCTGREEGTALYFWAAEIRPGSVLCLPGSGELRSPVVMLRLPGLLLRRGPALGPAFRSLCVGTARLHCVREVGAVRPVPCLLPATTVMSTRTYSSQGTDDPAGRSMDEGQKPSKTQQLKRVFKEYGGVAVAFHVGISLVSLGIFYALVSSGLDVPSLLLKVGFSEAVVQSKLAAGTSTFVLAYAVHKLFAPVRISITVVSVPFLVRYFRRIGFFKPPS, from the exons ATGCTGAGCACTATAATAATAA TGTGCACAGGACGGGAGGAGGGGACGGCGCTGTACTTCTGGGCGGCGGAGATAAGGCCGGGCTCGGTGCTGTGTCTTCCGGGCTCTGGAGAGCTGAGGTCGCCGGTTGTGATGCTGCGTCTACCGGGACTGCTCCTCCGCCGGGGGCCGGCGCTGGGGCCTGCTTTCCGCAGCCTGTGTGTGGGGACTGCTCGCCTGCATTGTGTACGAGAGGTCGGGGCTGTGCGGCCTGTCCCCTGTCTCCTGCCCGCGACTACAGTCATGAGTACCCGGACATACTCGTCTCAG GGCACTGATGACCCGGCTGGCAGGTCCATGGATGAGGGGCAAAAGccgagcaagacgcagcagctgAAGCGAGTCTTCAAAGAGTATGGAGGGGTGGCTGTGGCTTTTCATGTTGGGATTTCACTGGTATCACTAGGAATATTCTATGCGCTTGTCTCCAG TGGCCTGGACGTCCCGTCGCTGCTTCTCAAAGTCGGTTTTAGCGAAGCTGTGGTCCAGTCTAAGTTGGCAGCCGGCACCAGCACCTTCGTGTTGGCGTACGCCGTTCATAAACTGTTCGCACCAGTGCGGATCAGCATCACAGTGGTGTCGGTCCCCTTCCTCGTCAGGTACTTCAGGAGGATCGGCTTCTTCAAGCCTCCGTCATAA
- the FAM210B gene encoding protein FAM210B, mitochondrial isoform X3: MCTGREEGTALYFWAAEIRPGSVLCLPGSGELRSPVVMLRLPGLLLRRGPALGPAFRSLCVGTARLHCVREVGAVRPVPCLLPATTVMSTRTYSSQGTDDPAGRSMDEGQKPSKTQQLKRVFKEYGGVAVAFHVGISLVSLGIFYALVSSGLDVPSLLLKVGFSEAVVQSKLAAGTSTFVLAYAVHKLFAPVRISITVVSVPFLVRYFRRIGFFKPPS, from the exons TGTGCACAGGACGGGAGGAGGGGACGGCGCTGTACTTCTGGGCGGCGGAGATAAGGCCGGGCTCGGTGCTGTGTCTTCCGGGCTCTGGAGAGCTGAGGTCGCCGGTTGTGATGCTGCGTCTACCGGGACTGCTCCTCCGCCGGGGGCCGGCGCTGGGGCCTGCTTTCCGCAGCCTGTGTGTGGGGACTGCTCGCCTGCATTGTGTACGAGAGGTCGGGGCTGTGCGGCCTGTCCCCTGTCTCCTGCCCGCGACTACAGTCATGAGTACCCGGACATACTCGTCTCAG GGCACTGATGACCCGGCTGGCAGGTCCATGGATGAGGGGCAAAAGccgagcaagacgcagcagctgAAGCGAGTCTTCAAAGAGTATGGAGGGGTGGCTGTGGCTTTTCATGTTGGGATTTCACTGGTATCACTAGGAATATTCTATGCGCTTGTCTCCAG TGGCCTGGACGTCCCGTCGCTGCTTCTCAAAGTCGGTTTTAGCGAAGCTGTGGTCCAGTCTAAGTTGGCAGCCGGCACCAGCACCTTCGTGTTGGCGTACGCCGTTCATAAACTGTTCGCACCAGTGCGGATCAGCATCACAGTGGTGTCGGTCCCCTTCCTCGTCAGGTACTTCAGGAGGATCGGCTTCTTCAAGCCTCCGTCATAA
- the FAM210B gene encoding protein FAM210B, mitochondrial isoform X1, which produces MWVRPAVRVPAPSAAEVCTGREEGTALYFWAAEIRPGSVLCLPGSGELRSPVVMLRLPGLLLRRGPALGPAFRSLCVGTARLHCVREVGAVRPVPCLLPATTVMSTRTYSSQGTDDPAGRSMDEGQKPSKTQQLKRVFKEYGGVAVAFHVGISLVSLGIFYALVSSGLDVPSLLLKVGFSEAVVQSKLAAGTSTFVLAYAVHKLFAPVRISITVVSVPFLVRYFRRIGFFKPPS; this is translated from the exons TGTGCACAGGACGGGAGGAGGGGACGGCGCTGTACTTCTGGGCGGCGGAGATAAGGCCGGGCTCGGTGCTGTGTCTTCCGGGCTCTGGAGAGCTGAGGTCGCCGGTTGTGATGCTGCGTCTACCGGGACTGCTCCTCCGCCGGGGGCCGGCGCTGGGGCCTGCTTTCCGCAGCCTGTGTGTGGGGACTGCTCGCCTGCATTGTGTACGAGAGGTCGGGGCTGTGCGGCCTGTCCCCTGTCTCCTGCCCGCGACTACAGTCATGAGTACCCGGACATACTCGTCTCAG GGCACTGATGACCCGGCTGGCAGGTCCATGGATGAGGGGCAAAAGccgagcaagacgcagcagctgAAGCGAGTCTTCAAAGAGTATGGAGGGGTGGCTGTGGCTTTTCATGTTGGGATTTCACTGGTATCACTAGGAATATTCTATGCGCTTGTCTCCAG TGGCCTGGACGTCCCGTCGCTGCTTCTCAAAGTCGGTTTTAGCGAAGCTGTGGTCCAGTCTAAGTTGGCAGCCGGCACCAGCACCTTCGTGTTGGCGTACGCCGTTCATAAACTGTTCGCACCAGTGCGGATCAGCATCACAGTGGTGTCGGTCCCCTTCCTCGTCAGGTACTTCAGGAGGATCGGCTTCTTCAAGCCTCCGTCATAA